The genomic DNA GGTATAAAGAACGTCTATCACGTCTTTGGAGAGTTCGACTTCGTTGTGATCATAGAGGTCGATGGTCTCAGCACACTGAACCGACTGGTCGACACGATTCGCGAGATCGAGAACGTAACAGCAACACAGACCGTTGTTGGGGCAGAGCTTTAATGGATATAGCCGAGGAGCTGGCAAAGCAGCAGAGATCGATATCTGTTGCGGAATTCTTTGAGAAGAACCGCCAGATTCTTGGATTCGACTCCGCTCCGCGCGCCCTCATAACATGCGTCAAGGAGGCTGTCGACAACTCCCTTGACGCATGTGAGGATGCCGGCATACTTCCCGATATTTTTGTACAAATTAAACGCACCGGTGAGCTTTACCGTGTCATAGTCGAGGACAATGGGCCAGGCATCGTGCCATCTGAGATACCCAGAGTCTTCGCAATGCTGCTTTACGGCTCGAGATTTCATGTTCTCCGGCAGAGCAGGGGGCAGCAGGGCATAGGCATATCTGCAGCTGTCCTCTACTCACAGCTGACCTCAGGAAAGCCAGCGAGGATCACATCCAGGACATCGCCTGAGAGGCCAGCGAGATATGTGGAGGTTATGATCAATACGGCGAAGAACGAGCCGGAGATCATCAGAGAGAAGGATATCGACTGGGAGCGACCAAGGGGCACGCGGGTGGAGCTTGAAATCGAAGGATCGTATGTCCGGGGCAGGAGGCAGTCGGTTTACAGCTATCTGAAGAACGTAGCGATAGTGAACCCGCATGCAAGGATAACATTCGTGGAGCCGGATGGATCCACAGAGCGGTTTGAGAGGGCGACGGAGCTTCTTCCAAAGAGAGCATGTGAGATAAAGCCCCATCCTGCAGGAATAGAGCTCGGCGAGCTCACAAAGATGTTGAGATACACCGAGAGAAGAAAGCTCTCAAGCTTCCTGAAGGAATCGTTCACATCCATCGGCAACATCGCTGCTCAGGAGGTGATCCATAATTCAGGCCTTGATCCATCGATGGATCCCAGAAGCCTCAACTACGATCAGTCCAAGCGGCTTTTTGAGGCGCTCAGGCGCATAAAGATAAAGTCTCCCCCTGCCGACTGTCTCTCGCCGATAGGAGAGGATCTGATAAGATCCGGCCTGGCGAAGGAGTACAAGCTGGACTTCATCGCGACAGTCTCAAGGCCGGTCTCTGTATACTCCGGAAATCCCTTTGTGGTCGAGGCAGGAATCGGATTCGGCGGCGAACTCGAACGGAGTGGAAGAGTGGATATCCTGCGGTTCGCGAACCGTGTGCCTCTTATATACCAGCAGGGTGCATGCGCCATCACCCATGCGGTAGAAGGAGTCTCCTGGAAGAGCTATGGCCTGGACCAGCCAGGCGGGGGATTGCCGGTCGGGCCTGCTGTGATCCTGGTGCATGTAGCATCCACAAACATACCGTTTACATCCGAGTCAAAGGACGCAATAGCGGACATCCCTGAGATACTCACTGAGATAGATCTCGCGTTGAAGGAGATCGGCAGAAAGCTGAGGAGATTTCTCGCACTTCAGGAGACGCTTTCAGAGCGAAGGGAGAAGGAGGAGATCATAGGTAGGATTCTCCCAAGAATGGCAGACAAGCTCGCGGACATGCTCGGGCTCGAGAGGCCTGATATAAGCATGGTTGTGGCCAGGATCATGGGCAATATTCTGGTGAGAAGGGACATTAAGCAGGAGAATGGGCGTTTGAGGGTGTGTATAGAGATAGAGAACAACACCTCCGCGCAGAGAAGCTTCAAGCTGCACGAGATACTCCCTCTGGAGGCGGAGGAACTCGACCCACCTGCCAGAAGGGTTGATATGGGCGACCGCTACGACTACCAGTGGAGGATAGCGATCCGGTCCGGTGAGAGGATGGTCATCAGGTATACGATAAAAAACCACCTGCAGAGAATGCCGGAGGCTGTTGTCGAGGGGCTGGAGCCAGAGATTGTGACAGGAGCGAGGGTGCTGTCTGATGTCTGATCCGGAGAGCAGGCTTCTCAGTATAGCGAGATCTCTCTATGATCAGTTCAGGGAGGGCACTGTACCCCATCTCGTTCTTCCCACGAGGACGAAGAAGAATATCGAGTACAGCACGAAAGATGATGTGTGGGTTTATGGCGACCAGGAGAGCGTGAGAAGCGTCAAGACGATACGTGGTGCGAAGACGCTGCTCAAGACCGTGCATCTGGTGGATCTGCTAGTAAAAGAGCATCTAAGAGGAAATAGGGCATCAACGCTCAGGGAGATATACTACATCTCCGAGAACTGGGATCTTGCGAAGTTTGCAGAGCAGGCTGAGAGCGACCGCCTCATTGAAGATCTGGAGATAATCACAGGCCTGCAGCGAGAGGAATTTCATGTCAGGCCTGAGGAGGATGGCGCCGCTGTCTTCGGCCCTCTGAGAATCAGGGAGCGCACGCGGCGCGGCGAGCGTGAGATACACTGCCAGGAGGATATAGGGGAAGCGGGCTACCAGATACCGTTCAACGTTGATTTTGTTGAGTTCCTGGAGCATGATGCGAGAATGGTCATAGCAGTTGAGACAGGCGGAATGTATGCCAGGCTGATAGAGAACGGATTCGATGAGGAGTTCGATGCTATACTGGTGCACCTCAAAGGCCAGCCGGCACGGTCGACAAGACGCTTCATAAAGAGGCTCAACACGGAGCTCGGCCTGCCGGTGGCTGTCTTCACAGATGGAGATCCGTGGAGCTACAGGATATTCGCGAGCGTCGCATACGGCGCGATAAAGAGCGCGCATCTCTCCGAGCACCTGGCCACGCCGGATGCACGATTCCTCGGTGTACAGCCCACAGACATCGTTGAGTACAATCTATCCACAGACAAGCTCACAGACAGGGATCTTCATGCGCTAAGGGCAGAGCTCACAGACCCGAGGTTCGGCAGCGATTACTGGCAGATGCAGATACAGCTCCAGATAGACCTGAAGAAGAAGGCAGAGCAGCAGGCATTCGCCGGCAAGGGTCTGGACTTCGTCACGAAAAGATATCTTCCGGAGAGGCTCTCAGAGCTGGGGATGGTATAGGACGCGAATGAAACTCTTGCAGATGCAAGTGGATCAGCGCTGTCTCACATGCCATCGCTGCGCTACCTCTCGTATGCTGATATGAAGGGGAGCAGGAGGTTGTGGTCGTTCAGCATGCCAATCAGCTTTCTGTGAGCGTTTACAACAGGCATCTGGTCTATCCTCTTCTGCGACATCGTCCGCGCGCATTCGCTCACCCTGCTGGATCTCAGCGCGGTTATCGCCTGGACCATGGCCTCCTTCACCTTCACATTCTTCAGCGTGATCTTAGATACCTGGTAGTACCTGGAGATGGCCTCCTTCTGGCTCTCCCAGCTCCACTCATCCATCTCAGGCGCAGTGTCTGCATCTGCCTTCTCCAGGGACTCCTCGACGACGCTCTTTGCTATGAGATCTCTATCTGTGATTATGCCAACCAGCTGGAGATCTGTATCGATCACGGGGCATGCCTGGACCCCGGCATACTCCATTATCGCGCCCACCACCGGCAGCGGCATCTCTGCCCATACAACGACTACATTCCGCTCGAAATATTTATCTATGGTCTCATCTATGTTGAGAGACGCGATTACCTTCACGAGATCTGCAACGCTAATGATCCCCACAAGCCTCTCGTCCTCGACCACAGGCAGACGTCTCACACGTTTCTCAACGAAGAGCTTCGCAGCATCGACCAGACGATCTTCAGGATGCACGACATATGGATTCCTGGTCATGAGCATGGCGATCTGGTCCTCCTCCGGGTTCCGGAGAAGATCTGTCCTGGTGACCATGCCGACTACAGTGCAGTTCTTGACGACAGGAACGCCAGAGACATGCCGCTCGTTCAGAACCTTCAGCACCTTATCCCTGGTGCCGGGCAGGCTCACATAAGCGACATCCCTGACCATTGCATCTCTGACCAGGATATCCAAGGATCAGCCCTCCTTTCTCTCGCCGGGCACTGTTAAAACTGGAACTCTGGAGTGCTGGACCACCTTCTCTGCAACACTTCCAAGAAGGAACCTGTCGAGGCCACTCCTCCCAACGCTTCCCATGACGAGGAGATCCACGCTGAGATCGCGAGAGAGCTTCAGGATCTCGTCAGTCGGCTTTCCCTCGACAATCCTCTTCTCGCACGGCACGCCAGCCTCAGACGCGATCGACTCAACGTATGATGTTGCATCTTCACCCTCCTTGAGGAGCATGTCCCTTATGCCAACAAGAATCATCTCATCAGGGAGGTGGCTAAGCCTGCCTGTGTCCGCCACATAGACCGCTATGACCCTGGCCCCCAGATTCCGGGCGAGCTCCACGCCGAACCTCGCGGCCCTCTCGCTCGTCACAGAGCCATCCGTCGCTATCATAATCTTCTCGATCATGCTTTCAGATCCTCAGTATTATATCAGAGGGCTCAGCCCTTCTCACGATGCTTCCCAATGGATTCAACGATCCCCTCATGTTGCGTGAGTTCCTGTCGAACACCATCACCCGCGCCTCCTTTCCGGGATCGACGGAGCCGAGCCTCTCATCCATTCCCAGTGCTCTTGCTCCATTTATCGTGCACATCATAAAAACCTGTCTGTCGTCTCTGACAAGCGCTTTTGAGAGAAGCTCCATCTCCCTGAAGATGTTGGTCGAATTTATCATAATGTTATCCGTACCCACACAGACATTGATTCCCAGAGATAGCATCGATGAGACATCAGGAAGGCCGGCGCGTGTGAAGAGGTTCGATCTGGGGCACACGACCACAGAGGCGCCAGATTCCGCAACATCCCTGAGATCGGAGCGCTCCGCTCTGGAGAGATGTATGAGAATGTCGGGGTCGAGCGCGAGCGCGCCATCTATATCATCCCTGCCGGCCTCTCCAGCGTGTATCGCGATGCGCTTTCCCTCTTTTCTTGCGATCCTCACAACCTCATCCACAAAACTCTGATCGTAATCCCTAGTGCTGCTAAGCCCGACTCCCCAGCATGCTGGATGTATATCCCATGGCGCCCTCAGAGGCCTGCCGAAGATCCTGCTCTGGATCCCCAAACCCTCGATAGCTCTGAGGAGTAGCTCCACGCCGTGAGAACCACCCTCCCTGAAATCGCCGAAGACGCAGGTCCCGGTATCTAGCATCTCTGAAACAGAGAAGCGCATCGATTCGACGAGGAGATCATCGCTCGCGCTCTCAAGAATTCTGTGCTTGAGACCGCCCGGCCCTACAAGATCCGCGAGATCCATGAACGGCGGATCCTTCGCGATGGAGTCCGCGACATGTGTGTGCGCATTGACAAATGCAGGGCATATGATTCCCTCGAGGTGGCCTCTCTCTTTGCCCTCACCGATCTCTTTTATTACGCCGTTCTCTATAACGACGTACCCATCCAGGACAACCATATCCTCGCCTGCGATCACCGTCCCGGAGAGTATCAGCTCATCCTGAAAGCCAGCATCCTCTGATGCAGAGGCGAGAGATCCCGGACCGGAATATTTGCTGATGGGCGGGGCATTCAGCTTATTAACATCCTCATCGATTCTGCGCATGATGAGACCCTATGTTCTGATCAACAGCGCAATGAGCGCCGATGGGAAGATAAGCTCTTTTCTCAGGCGACAGGTGCGCATCTCCGGGTCTGAGGACCTCCTCAGGGTGGAGAGGCTCCGCGCGGAGAGCGATGCAGTGATGGTTGGATTGGGAACTGTCATTGCAGACGACCCGACGCTCCGAGTGAAGTCTGAGGCGCTGCGATCATGGAGGCTGGAAAGAGGTGTGCCGGAGAACCCTCTCCGGATCGTGGCTGACAGCAGGGCCAGAACGCCTCCGGAAGCCAGGGTTCTGGGGCCGGGATGCATCGTGGCTGTATCGAGATATGCCCCTGAGGATAGACTCAAAGAACTCTCTGAGAGGTGCGAGATCGCGATCTGTGGGGAGGATCGCGTTGATCTCAGAGAGCTTCTGGAGATGCTGTACAGGAGGGGCGTGAGGAGGTTGATGGTCGAGGGAGGAGGCACCCTGAACTGGTCGCTCATAGAGCAGGGGCTCGTCGACGAGATTTGCGTCTTCGTGGGGCCCATGGTGATAGGGGGTCAAGATGCTCCCACGCTCGTGGACGGCAGAGGCTTCCCGGAGAACTTTCAGAGGCTGGAGCTTGAATCCGCGGAACGCATCGATGATGGTCTTCTCCTGAAATGGAGGGTGGTCAGGAGCGCATGAATCTGTCCCAGCCCTCGTGCCTCTCCTTCAGAACCCTGCATATGTCCTCGAGCATCTCAAATGGGATTCCAACAACCACATCGTTATCTGTAAGCCCGGTCTTTTTCGCGGACCCGTCACATCCAAGCGAGACGTTCACATCGCCCTTGAGGATCGGGGACGCTGTGGCATCGACGCAGAAGGACTGGATGCCAGCTGTATCAAGATTCATGCGCCCACCGCGCCTGTACAGGACGGCCTGCACTATGCGTCGGGCCTGCAGAGCATTTCCGACGAAGATGACCACGTCAGGATTCATATTCAGCTTTGAGAGAGGCGCGACAAGAGTCGCAACCGTGCTGCCAGCCGGAATCTTTGGGAGGTTCGAAACTATCCTCTGACCTACAGTTGGCGTGGCACATTTGTTCAATTTTGAGAAATACAGCTTCCCCTGAACTATATTATCCGGGAAGGCGTGCAGGCCTATACCAGCAGCTCCGCCTCTGCAGGCATGTTTATCAGACCTCGCAAACAGCACTTCGCCTCTTCGTGCGCGCTGTACCATCCCACAGTACGGCAGCGGGCTCTCTATTTCCTTAAGATCCTTCGGGATATCCTCTTCGCTCTTGAAGAGAACCACACCTACAGGCTCGCTATCGAGGCCGAGCGTGCTCTTCAGAATATCCGACATCTCAGCATAATCCATAATGACACCTCATTTGGTCTGGTTATATCATAGGATTTCTCTGTTGCGCTCTGTTGCTGGAGCATGTCCAAATACAACCAGATCGCTTCTGAGAACCAAAAGCATTGGAGTTTATGTCTGGCGTTCCAGCTCTTTATTTGGACATGTCCTGTTGATGGGAAGCGTTTCAATTAAATTCCTCTAATTGTTGAGAAGTTTATATCAAAATTAATCTCAATAAGATGTTATAAACCTGGTTATAATCTCATAAGTCAAAAATTACTTAGAAAAGTTTAAATCTTTGCAGCTAATCGTAGTAATAACCTCTCTAGAAGAGGTGGGGAAGTATGGTGTGGATCACAAAAGCGTGTTTGGGACTGGCCATCCTGCTGGTCCTATTGGCATCCCCTGTATATGGGGATGGAAATGTATCGAGCTCCGAAACGCCTGTGAGAATATCGAACGTCAGCTTCGTGGCGCCGAGTCCGGAGAGGGCGAATCTCAATGAGGAATGGGTGAAGATCGAGAACATCGGAAAGATTGATGTGGATCTCACCGGCTGGAGCATATCAGATGAACAGGAGCACACATATGTGTTCCCCGATGGATTCATCCTCCGGTCTGGTGCCAGTGTGAAGGTGCACACAGGCACTGGCAATAATACCCAGGAGGACCTCTACTGGGGAAGGAGCGTCCCTGTCTGGAACAACGATGGGGACAGTGCCACATTGCGGGATAGCTCCGGCAGCATCATCGACAGCAAGCCCTGACCAAGGGCAATATTTTTTCGCTATTGTGTGTTCAGCAACTTAGAGGACATGTAGTCCGGTTGCTGGAAGCACTCATTCATTCTCCAAGAACGCACGCCAGGGCCATTGTCTTTCCAGGGAAGTCATTATATGGATAAGAGCGTATTTTTATCGCACATAAATTCTGGTTGTGCCGACCAGCTAAAAGGAGATCAGAACAGCGGCACCACCAGCCGGCTGTTCTGAATGATGCAGGTTTTAATATGCTTTCGCTACTGTTATCACCCTGTCGTTCCTGTCTAGCACCAGCACCTCGTCTCCCGGGTTCACATCCGGATCTGCCCTGAGCACCAGCTTCGAGAAGACGCGCCCGCCCCTCGCCACGAAGGGCACTGCGTAATCGGAGACGACAACTTTTTTAGGTATGTTCGCACCACTCATGGCTTCTCACCGCTCTCTACTGTTGCAACTGCTTTGATATGAATTTTTCGATAAATAATAACAATAGATGTTATTAATAATATCACCATATCATGCGCGTGTGTGTTGAAGGCTCCTGGGCAGATCCCTTTCCGCACGTCATGGAGGTTTGCAGACGCGGCAGGGAGTGTATCCCTTCGAGCGCGCCTCTGACGGGCTGGAGAAACATATTAGGTTAACAGGGGAGATCTTCTGCGCCCACTCGCAGTCAGGGTAGTGGTATTTGTTTGACTTCACCGAGCCGACGTATGCGCACCCTCCGCCTGGCTGGAGCGAGCTGTGGTTCCACCAATCAGCCGGATTGAACTCGTTATCTGTAAAATCCCTCACAACAGCGTGGCCGCTATCAACGATCATCCTGTTGAAGTTCATCTCCGGATCCGGCGCGCCATTTTCATCCAGATAAACAACACAGATCCATCTCCCGTAGTCGTCTCTACCCTTCAGATCGTCTATGTCCAGCCAGACTGTGCGCCCGAAAAGCCAGGAGATCGTGTAGTTCGCGGCGGCCCTCCCTGCCTCTGTATCCATCTCCGGACAGTCGACATCCGCCAGCCGCACCCTGCCAAGACCTTCAACGTCGAACGTGTCTCCGTCCACCACCTTGACGACTGTCCCGTGAAACTCATCCGGTACAGAAGTAACACAGCCCACAACAAAGACGAGCAGGATGGCCATTGCTGGCTGCAGAAGCTTCACATCCCCAGATCTCGAATGGCATGATTTATTGTTTACGACGACCACTATTGTTCCGCATATGGACCTGAAATGAGCATCTTATGTGCCGGCTGAAGGCCGATCGATACGAGCGAACCGAATGGCCGATCAGGATTTAAAACCTCACTCGATTGAGATCCTGTATAGTTTGAATATCATGAACACGATGATGTGATCATGCGCGACTTTGTGATTGTGGGTCATATCGCTAAGACCACGCCGGATTTCTCCCTGGAGGATCTGCCTGGAACCTCAGGAAGGATAGATGTGCTTTGCAGATGCGTCAACTCGGCATTCATGCTCTCACATGGAATAAGAAGAGATGTCCGGTGCCATCTTATCCTCATGGGCGGGCCCGAGCCAAAGATACTTCGCTTTGATGGAAGCAGGCTCCGCCATCTGAATCCAGACGAAAGGAGCACGGCTGCCCTGATAAAGCGCGCGCTCTCCATCGATGCCAGCCCCTCCTGGAGGGAGTCCACGCCAGGCATTTACATCAGGAAAGGAGATCTCAGATCGCTGCTCGAGTCTCTGAGGGATGAGGGTCAGAGGCTGTACTACCTCAGAGAAGATGGCGCTCCCCTCAGTGAGTCAGTTTCAGATGGCGTGTTCGTACTAGGAGATCACACAGGCATGACAGGAGATGAGGAGCATCTCCTGGATTCAATGGGAGCTGAGACTGTAAGCATAGGCCCGCTGAGCCTGCACGCAGACCACTGCATAGTGATAGTAAACTGGATGTGCGATAACGCCGCTCTGAGGAGATGATCCGCTCAGGAGATATGAAGCTGTAAGCACTTCCCGGCAGTGAAACGCGGTGTCTCTCCAGCAGCCGTCTCAAGCCATACAAGGAAGGGATTAAAAGGCGGCGAATCAATACTTCCTGGGATGATCCGGACTCTTGTGGTTTACGATAGCAGATACGGCTCGACAGAGGAGGTCGCACGGACACTCTCGCTGATTCTGGGGCCTTCTGATGCTGTGAAGGTCGACGAGATCCAGCCGGAGCACAGGAGGTTCGAGCTCTTCGTTCTGGGCGCGCCTGTGTACAAGGGTGTCATCAGCCCGAAACTCTGGAACTTCGTCAGGGAGAGCCTGAGCTGGCTGCGGGAAAAGAGGATCGCGCTCTTCACCACATCCATAGACAGGAAGGATGGCGAGACAAATCTGGAAAGCCTCAAAAAGATACTGGGAGAGAGTGTACTTCTCTCGAGAGCCCTCGGGGGAAGGATGTGCGTCGAGAGGCTGAGCTCAAATGATCTCCTCGGCATGGAGTCGTTCTGCAAGAGGAAGGGCTTTCTATTCCAGGATATCGACACACTGGTCAGGGAGGAGGTTGTTGAGTTCGGCCTGGAGATCAAGCGGACAAGAGATACGATCTCTCCTAGAATGCCGGTTAACGAGCTCCGGAGGCTGATAGATGCATTTCTTGCTTCGCACAACACGTGTACACTTGCAACAGGTTATGGGTCAAGGGTCAGGGCGACGCCTCTTGAGTACCTCTACAGAAATGGCGCCATGTACATTCTGAGCGAGGGCGGGGAGAAGTTCGCGAACATCGTGCTGAACGAAAGGGTCTCGGTCGCGGTTTACGATCCGTATGAGAGCATGAGGGATGTGGCAGGGATACAGCTGACCGGCAGGGCTGGCTTCGTCGAGGAGGGCAGCGATGAGTACAGTGATGTGCTCAGGCAGAGGGGAATAAGCCAGAACATTATCTCTTCACTCCCTGTGCGGCTTTATATGATCAAAATCATGCTGGAAAGAGCCGAGCTCCTGTGCGCCAGACTGAAATCCAGAGGCTACGAGATAACGCAGATCTATGACTTCCCGGAGTTCGGGGCGGCGGGATCGAATTAGGTTTAATGTAGCTGATCTGGCCGCACCTGGCTGAAGGACGGAGGTGATGCCAGAGACCCGAACTACCTGCTCGGATGCGCCCTGGGATTCCGCGTTCTCACAAGAGGCTTCGCCAGATGTCTCCTCGCAGATGGCGGGACCTCATAGAGGCCCTCTTCGATATCTCGAGGATGCTCCACGATCTCAGCCTCCATGGATCTCGTCCTACACCTCCTGCACCTGTATCCCTTGCCGGATCCGGCAGACTCCATGCGCCTGCCGCATGCGCAGAGCGGCGGCCTGGATCTCCTCTGCCTCTCAAGAGAGATTATGTCGATCTTCTCCAGGTTCAACGTGCCGGACTTCATGGAGCCGTAGACCTCTATCAGATCTCCAGGAATCAGCGATCTGACGATCTTTCTGAAGCATTTCGTAGGCTCGAAGGCAGCACATTCGATTTTCCTCTCTCCCAGGTCGATGGGGAAGAAGACATGCCCTCCCTCGATCACGCGCGGCTCTCCAGCAACGCTGCCGCGCAGCCTATAGCTCCTGTCATCATGAAGAAGGATATCGCGATCACTCATATCTATGATGTGCGCATCTGTCCCCTGGTTTGTTACGTACATCACGCATCTCTCAGGCGCCTCAGATCTTATCATGCTGAACGCCCTTCTTATCGCTCCGGGATCATCACCGCGAATCCCGAAGAGCACAGGATCTGGCGAGTGTGGGGAGAAGACTATGCGCCTGTTCGAGTAATCCACCGTGTCCCAGGTCGCGGGATACGTCGCTCTGTCCGCATTCCATATCGAATCCTCATCGAGAGCTCTCGGCGTTCCCCAGAGCCCTCTCCGCCTGTACGCGATGAGCTCGTATGTGTGATCGTCGAACTCCGAGCCGACTGCTGCGAGCGCGCCGATGAGTCCTCGCTGATTCTTGAAGCCGCGGTGCCATATGCCCT from Methanothrix thermoacetophila PT includes the following:
- a CDS encoding CBS domain-containing protein; amino-acid sequence: MDILVRDAMVRDVAYVSLPGTRDKVLKVLNERHVSGVPVVKNCTVVGMVTRTDLLRNPEEDQIAMLMTRNPYVVHPEDRLVDAAKLFVEKRVRRLPVVEDERLVGIISVADLVKVIASLNIDETIDKYFERNVVVVWAEMPLPVVGAIMEYAGVQACPVIDTDLQLVGIITDRDLIAKSVVEESLEKADADTAPEMDEWSWESQKEAISRYYQVSKITLKNVKVKEAMVQAITALRSSRVSECARTMSQKRIDQMPVVNAHRKLIGMLNDHNLLLPFISAYER
- a CDS encoding lamin tail domain-containing protein produces the protein MASPVYGDGNVSSSETPVRISNVSFVAPSPERANLNEEWVKIENIGKIDVDLTGWSISDEQEHTYVFPDGFILRSGASVKVHTGTGNNTQEDLYWGRSVPVWNNDGDSATLRDSSGSIIDSKP
- a CDS encoding 2,5-diamino-6-(ribosylamino)-4(3H)-pyrimidinone 5'-phosphate reductase; this translates as MRPYVLINSAMSADGKISSFLRRQVRISGSEDLLRVERLRAESDAVMVGLGTVIADDPTLRVKSEALRSWRLERGVPENPLRIVADSRARTPPEARVLGPGCIVAVSRYAPEDRLKELSERCEIAICGEDRVDLRELLEMLYRRGVRRLMVEGGGTLNWSLIEQGLVDEICVFVGPMVIGGQDAPTLVDGRGFPENFQRLELESAERIDDGLLLKWRVVRSA
- a CDS encoding Lrp/AsnC ligand binding domain-containing protein, with amino-acid sequence MVIGVTMVKVVPGQEKPVYNALRQVDGIKNVYHVFGEFDFVVIIEVDGLSTLNRLVDTIREIENVTATQTVVGAEL
- a CDS encoding DNA topoisomerase IV subunit A, with the translated sequence MSDPESRLLSIARSLYDQFREGTVPHLVLPTRTKKNIEYSTKDDVWVYGDQESVRSVKTIRGAKTLLKTVHLVDLLVKEHLRGNRASTLREIYYISENWDLAKFAEQAESDRLIEDLEIITGLQREEFHVRPEEDGAAVFGPLRIRERTRRGEREIHCQEDIGEAGYQIPFNVDFVEFLEHDARMVIAVETGGMYARLIENGFDEEFDAILVHLKGQPARSTRRFIKRLNTELGLPVAVFTDGDPWSYRIFASVAYGAIKSAHLSEHLATPDARFLGVQPTDIVEYNLSTDKLTDRDLHALRAELTDPRFGSDYWQMQIQLQIDLKKKAEQQAFAGKGLDFVTKRYLPERLSELGMV
- the trmY gene encoding tRNA (pseudouridine(54)-N(1))-methyltransferase TrmY; the protein is MRDFVIVGHIAKTTPDFSLEDLPGTSGRIDVLCRCVNSAFMLSHGIRRDVRCHLILMGGPEPKILRFDGSRLRHLNPDERSTAALIKRALSIDASPSWRESTPGIYIRKGDLRSLLESLRDEGQRLYYLREDGAPLSESVSDGVFVLGDHTGMTGDEEHLLDSMGAETVSIGPLSLHADHCIVIVNWMCDNAALRR
- a CDS encoding DUF169 domain-containing protein — translated: MDYAEMSDILKSTLGLDSEPVGVVLFKSEEDIPKDLKEIESPLPYCGMVQRARRGEVLFARSDKHACRGGAAGIGLHAFPDNIVQGKLYFSKLNKCATPTVGQRIVSNLPKIPAGSTVATLVAPLSKLNMNPDVVIFVGNALQARRIVQAVLYRRGGRMNLDTAGIQSFCVDATASPILKGDVNVSLGCDGSAKKTGLTDNDVVVGIPFEMLEDICRVLKERHEGWDRFMRS
- a CDS encoding DNA topoisomerase VI subunit B codes for the protein MDIAEELAKQQRSISVAEFFEKNRQILGFDSAPRALITCVKEAVDNSLDACEDAGILPDIFVQIKRTGELYRVIVEDNGPGIVPSEIPRVFAMLLYGSRFHVLRQSRGQQGIGISAAVLYSQLTSGKPARITSRTSPERPARYVEVMINTAKNEPEIIREKDIDWERPRGTRVELEIEGSYVRGRRQSVYSYLKNVAIVNPHARITFVEPDGSTERFERATELLPKRACEIKPHPAGIELGELTKMLRYTERRKLSSFLKESFTSIGNIAAQEVIHNSGLDPSMDPRSLNYDQSKRLFEALRRIKIKSPPADCLSPIGEDLIRSGLAKEYKLDFIATVSRPVSVYSGNPFVVEAGIGFGGELERSGRVDILRFANRVPLIYQQGACAITHAVEGVSWKSYGLDQPGGGLPVGPAVILVHVASTNIPFTSESKDAIADIPEILTEIDLALKEIGRKLRRFLALQETLSERREKEEIIGRILPRMADKLADMLGLERPDISMVVARIMGNILVRRDIKQENGRLRVCIEIENNTSAQRSFKLHEILPLEAEELDPPARRVDMGDRYDYQWRIAIRSGERMVIRYTIKNHLQRMPEAVVEGLEPEIVTGARVLSDV
- a CDS encoding PUA domain-containing protein, giving the protein MSGANIPKKVVVSDYAVPFVARGGRVFSKLVLRADPDVNPGDEVLVLDRNDRVITVAKAY
- a CDS encoding universal stress protein — encoded protein: MIEKIMIATDGSVTSERAARFGVELARNLGARVIAVYVADTGRLSHLPDEMILVGIRDMLLKEGEDATSYVESIASEAGVPCEKRIVEGKPTDEILKLSRDLSVDLLVMGSVGRSGLDRFLLGSVAEKVVQHSRVPVLTVPGERKEG
- a CDS encoding flavodoxin domain-containing protein, whose protein sequence is MIRTLVVYDSRYGSTEEVARTLSLILGPSDAVKVDEIQPEHRRFELFVLGAPVYKGVISPKLWNFVRESLSWLREKRIALFTTSIDRKDGETNLESLKKILGESVLLSRALGGRMCVERLSSNDLLGMESFCKRKGFLFQDIDTLVREEVVEFGLEIKRTRDTISPRMPVNELRRLIDAFLASHNTCTLATGYGSRVRATPLEYLYRNGAMYILSEGGEKFANIVLNERVSVAVYDPYESMRDVAGIQLTGRAGFVEEGSDEYSDVLRQRGISQNIISSLPVRLYMIKIMLERAELLCARLKSRGYEITQIYDFPEFGAAGSN
- a CDS encoding thermonuclease family protein, whose protein sequence is MKLLQPAMAILLVFVVGCVTSVPDEFHGTVVKVVDGDTFDVEGLGRVRLADVDCPEMDTEAGRAAANYTISWLFGRTVWLDIDDLKGRDDYGRWICVVYLDENGAPDPEMNFNRMIVDSGHAVVRDFTDNEFNPADWWNHSSLQPGGGCAYVGSVKSNKYHYPDCEWAQKISPVNLICFSSPSEARSKGYTPCRVCKPP
- a CDS encoding amidohydrolase family protein, giving the protein MRRIDEDVNKLNAPPISKYSGPGSLASASEDAGFQDELILSGTVIAGEDMVVLDGYVVIENGVIKEIGEGKERGHLEGIICPAFVNAHTHVADSIAKDPPFMDLADLVGPGGLKHRILESASDDLLVESMRFSVSEMLDTGTCVFGDFREGGSHGVELLLRAIEGLGIQSRIFGRPLRAPWDIHPACWGVGLSSTRDYDQSFVDEVVRIARKEGKRIAIHAGEAGRDDIDGALALDPDILIHLSRAERSDLRDVAESGASVVVCPRSNLFTRAGLPDVSSMLSLGINVCVGTDNIMINSTNIFREMELLSKALVRDDRQVFMMCTINGARALGMDERLGSVDPGKEARVMVFDRNSRNMRGSLNPLGSIVRRAEPSDIILRI